TTTTCCCCTGCAACTGAATACGTCTTTCCTCGGCGAGATCCATAGATACTAACCGCAGATTATCCGGGACATGCTCAACAATTTGCTGAAACCACTGTGCAATATTCATTTTGGTTTGCACAGCCAATGGAAAATAAAGACAGAAATAAAAATGCTGGCTTTGATCTGTGATACTTGTTCTTAAGCGTTCAAGTTCGTTAAATAGGTTTATCGCGTTAGGTGCTAATGACTCATCCGGAACAAAAGGTTCTATAATCATATTATTTTCCCAAAGTGCCCGATGCAGGTCTTTATTTTTTTGAGGATGAGGGGTAAACCATGAAATAAATTCATTCCATAGCTGCTCTTCAAATAATGCCCTGTCTCCTTTATATTCTGTTTCGAAACGAAAAAAAATATCATCCGACTCACCAACAGGAGACTGCTCAATCTGCATAAACTTATCGATAATTTCTACATCAGCATATTGTGCCACCCAGACAGCCAGTTTCCAATTCGTATTCTGTTCTGCTGTGCGCCATAAATCCCGAAGCTTATAATATTCCTGGGCTATAGATGAAGTTTCCATATTATGAATTTAACTTAACCAAACCGCCTGTTATTATTGTATCTCCGGCTCCGCCATCTATAGAAACCTTAGCTGTTGCACTGATACTCGTTTCTTTGGCTGAAATCTGTACATCTTTGCTTCCGGAAGTAGTGACTGTAGTACCGGAAAGTGCGGCTATATTTTCTTTTGAACTTAGTTCTATACCTGCTTTGCCGCTTCCCATGGAAACAATAGTTTCACCAGTAATGTGGATATTTTTAGCTTGAATGGTAATCGTTTCATCATCTATTGTAATGGACGATTTTCCGTTGTCCAGTGTTACTTTTTTGCTGGCTACTGCAGAAATGGTATTGGTTCCATCTACGGTAATAATATTTCCTCCTGTTCTATCGGTGATTGTAATTCCGCCAGCATCATTAAGACTAATGGTATGACCACTTTTACTGCTCAAACTTTTAACATTATTGCCCTGACCACCGCCTCCGCCAGCTCCGCCATGATACATTCCGCCCATTACAAACGGACGATCAGGATGCTGATGTACAAAGTTGACCATAATATGATCATCTACTTCCGGAATAGCCATAAATCCGCGATTCTTGCTTACCTTATCACTACTTCCTGCATCGGGAGTCATCACTCTGATGAATTCAGTGGTGGTGCCTCCGTTTTGCCAGTCAAATTGTACCTGTACGCGGCCTTGATTGAGTGGATCTGTATTAGAAATTACCTTTGCAAATTGCGGTTCTGCCTTTGGACTATCAAATTCAGGACGTGGCATAAAACCAGTATCTGCTGCAATCGCTTCAAAAGATCCGGTATAATATCCTCTTGCATCTACTTCATGGGTCACTTCAGTCATCATAAGCTTTGTAAAATATGAAGTTTCACTGCTGTCTGGTTTACGCATTTCAATATCTGCGGTACATCCCGGATATAAAAATGGTACTGAAGTGGTTCCGGACGTTGTAAACACATTCACAGAATTACTTCCGGTTGCACTCTTTTGAGATGCGTCAACATCTGTTACTCTTGCTGCTTTTATAGGGGCAACACTTAAAGACGGGGTAATAAATGTCTTTTCTGAAATTTCATAAGCCCGTTTTGCGATATCAGAGGTATGATTGATCTTGGAATCACCTCCTTTTAATTTCTCATTTTTACTGCTGTTATAACCATAAAAAGAAGGCTTCACATGCTGCGCCTTCATTTTAATCTTTACATCCGCTACATTGCTTCCGTAAGTAAGAGTCACCGGTTTCTGCTGTGGGGGTAATTTTCCGAAATGGAGTACTTCACCATCATAGAAAAACTGTTCACCATAGGCTTCAGCAATTCTCGCGAGATAATTATAGTGGGTTTCGTCATATTGAGAACTGTAAGATACATTTCCATACTGTGCATCTACCCTGACATCGAATTTACTGCTGCCTAATCCTTCTTTCATGACCTGGTCAGCAATACTGTTCAGACTGATCTCCTGTTTTCCGCCAAAACTTTGTGTATGAGCGGCAGAATCCAGTAAAATAGTTGGACTATAACCTGTTAAGATAATATTTCCCAAGCTTCCTTTATCCTGTCCAAAACCAACCTCTGTGATAACTCCTACAAAGTTTCGCTCAGGGCTATTTTCAACATCCTTATATTTAAAAACAACAGTTACTCTTTTCCCTAAAAAGCTTTGTGCTTCTTCGAGGTTATGATTTTCAGCACTTCCTAAAGTATCGTGAGCGAGGACAAGATCAAACTGGTGGTGCTTTAGCGCACTTTGTGTCAATTTAAAATTTTTGAAAAATTTAATTTCCTTGCCTTCCACAAATATTTCAAGTTTTACCACTCTGTTGATCCCTGCAATAGCACTTTCTGAAATACCTTCTGCATTGAAAATTTTTGAGGTAGGTTGTTTTGACCAAACCTTATCCTCCACAATAGTTGGTGTAGTAGGAATTAAAGGCTGGTTCATAAAACTCTGGGCTGCACCACTTGCTGTCTTAATATTTGATAGGGTCTTATTGGAAGTGGGTATATTGGTTGCGATTTCCTGAATATTGTTTACTACATCTAATTTTTTTACGGAATCTGCACTTTTTTTAGACAGATTGTTTTCTTCTTTAAACATGATGTCATAAGTTTTATCGGTTGTATAAATACGGAGATTTTCACCCAAAAGGTGGGACCATTCTGCTCGGGAGGACAATCAAGTAAGATACTATGGTCTCAATGCACTATTACTATCAGACTGTCTTGAGGAGGGCATCAGAAAGAGTAGCTGTAGAATCAGTACTCATAGCTGTTTAGCAACAACTGTATTTCAAGTGTATATGGTTCTTTTTCATAAGTTTTTTTATTGATTTGGTTATGCAATATATCATCTTAAATACTCACATCAAAATGAATTACCTATTATTTAAAAAATTGTAGTAGAATTACGACTTTTTTGATAATGAATAAGATAGCATGTATTATAAGATCTGTTTATTAGAAGGAATTATCCAGATTTTTGCACGACACTAGATTAACAGTGATATCATAATTTTTCTTAAAATGAAAACAACTCAGGCGATTACCTGAGTTGTTTATTATTTCCGTTAAATTTTAAAATATTAGAAAAATATTCTATTGTAAAAGTATTTTTGCAATTTCATGGCTGATGTTTATGGCATCCACTTCTTCATTATTAGCGAGTACAGCTATTGTCAGTTTTTTACTGGGAATACGAATAAAATTTGTTTCATAGCTTTCCCAGCCACCGGAATGTTCCAATGCATTTTCATTCTGAATTTTAGATTCTTTTAGACCAAAGGCATAAGGTTCATATTTTGCAACCTGTTTTCCATGAACATCAATCGGACTAAAAGGAGTCACAAATTTTTTAACCAAATCCTTACCTCCTACTTCACCTGATGTTATATTTTCACCCCATATCATAAGATCATGTACATTACTGTGCACTGCTCCATCACCGGTATGATTCCATTTAACCTCATGAACCTTACCTTGTTTATCATAAGACAACACATAATCCTGTTTAATTGGGTATTGATCTACTATAAATGTATTTGTCATCCTTAATGGTTCAAATATCCGTGTTCTGCTAAATTCTTTTATAGACATACCACTTACTTTTTCTACAATTTGAGCCAATAAGAAATAACCTGTATTGCTATATTCAAATTCAGTTCCAGGTATAAATTCAGTTCTTGTCAACTCGTACAAATGTTTTAGAGATTCTTCGCCGGTTAAAATATCGTCTCCATAGATCATCCCTTTTTCTTCCGCCAGTTGCATATAATCGGATATTCCGCCTGTATGATGGATCAGGTTGGAAATTGTAACAGGTTTAACATATTCGCCAAGTTCAGGCATGAATTTATAAACAGAGTCATCTAATGAAAGCTTTTTATCTTTCTCCAGGAGTAATATTGCAAAGGCAGTAAATTGCTTTGAAACAGAAGCCAGATTAAATACATCATTCGCCTTCATATTTCTTTTCGGAGAAAGAGAGGCCAACCCTGCAGTCCCATCATAATATACTCCATTATCATACTTTGCCATAAAAGTAAAACCTGGTTTATCTTTGGAATATTGATCGAGTAAATTCTGCAGTTGTAGTATAGTTTGGGGATCTCCTTTCATTTTTTCATTCTTTTTGTACTGCTTAGGATCTGTTACACCAGCCAGAAACAGATTGGGAACAACCAAAAGCAACGCTAATACAGATAAAGTTAAATAACACCGATACATACAATGTGATTTTGATATAGATATTAAAAAATCAAAGCCTTCAAAGCTTGATAATAATTTTCTAATAGGTTCTTATCTGAATTTAGAAATAGAAAAGGTTCTATTAGTTCGAGTTCCATCAGGTGAAATGAATTATTAACAATAACACCATCTACCCTTGCGTAAAGTGTTGGCAATGGTAAACTTTTTAAAAATACTCCCGCTTGTTCTATATGCATCGGATCAGGGATTGGATAACTAATACTTCCACCGTGGTAATGCTGTACTCTAAAGTCACCTTCTTTAGGTTTTTTTAATGCACAGTGGCTATATTTTCCATTAAAAAACAAGAATGACCATTCTCCATTTTTGATCTCTTCTACAAAAGGCTGCACCATATAGTCTTGTTCTTTTACAAGTTGATTAATTTCAATCAACCTCTCATGAAAATTATTCCTATTGACAGTAATAGTATTTTGGGCTCCCGCACTCACACACGGCTTAACAACTAGTTTATCTGTTTTAAAATTATCAAAAAAAAGTTCACTGAATACAGAGCCTTTCTCAATATATTGTGCAGGAATCACCTGAAATCCTTTTTCCAGTATCTCTTTTAGATAATGTTTATCACTATTCCATCGGATAATATCTACAGGATTTAATACTTTAACCCCCAATTGATCAATATGATCCAGCCAGGTTAGAAATTCATTCAAATGATTATGATAATCCCAGGGAGACTTGATAACAGCTACAGCATAACTTCTCCAGTCAACATTTTTATCATTCCAGATAGCGGCTTCAACATTCAGCCCTTTTTCTGATAGATAATTAATAAGTTCGGAATCTTCATCATTGGCAATTCCCTCTGAAAATTTTTTTTCCATTCTATAGCCTATCATTGCTATCTTCATATTTTATGATATTAAGTTAAAATTTTATCATGCTAAATTCGGAAAATGGAATAAACAAACACAGTCACACTTTAGTAAAAACAAATAGACACAGTTAAAATATCTAGCACAAAACGATTGCTATTCAGCTAGTAAAATGCACCATTTCAATGATATTATATCTGTAAGATTTTAGAACACCTGATCATGAGAAAATCAGGTGTAAAATATAATATTTTGGAAAACACTGACAGCCAAAGGACTGATGAATATTTTTTTCCAGAGAAGAAAATTTTCGATAGATGAGAATTGTCCTTATTTTGAATTTTTAAGCTGTAAGGCTCTTTGGTAGAAAGACTGATTGATAATTTTCTCCTCTGCTTCATCTATAGCGGCCAACAAATTATTCTGATTATTGGAAATATCCCCCAATATTTGGGACATAAGTTCCCATACCGGTTTCATCTTATCAATAAGTTCCTGTCCTTTTGAGGTAAGCCTAAACAGTCTTTTACGTTCATCCTGTTTGTCTTTTTCCCATTGTATCAATTCTAGTTTTTCAAGCTCTTTAAGTAAAGTTATTGTGGATGGATGGGTATACCCTATTTCATTGGCAATTTCAACTACACTTGCCCCCTCTTTTTTATAGATCGTAAAAATTACCGGAAACCATTTTAATTCAAAATCAATCCCAAAAGCTTTATAGATAAGCGCTCCATCCTTTCTCAATTGTTCACTGAGACGGTGAAGTCTGGTGGATATCGCAAGGATTCCGGCTTCATTAATAACATTCATTTTCAATCAATATGGAGTTGGTAAAAAATATCGTCGGCACTCATTAATGGAAAACGTTCGGGAAGAGTTTCTTTTTTGATCTTCGTAAAGTTATTCCTTTCATAAAAACGCTGAGCAGCTTTCAACACCGTTATGGTTCCTAAATATAGGTCTTCGATTTTGTTTTCGTGACAAAAAGCAATTAAAATATCCAGTAAGATTTGAGCAATATTCAGCTCTTTACCTCTGAATTCTTTTTTAACAAACATCTTTCTGATGGCTCCAGCTTTTTCATCAAATTTCACCAAAGCAATAGACCCTATAAGCTCCCCATCAATAAAGGCTCCCCAAAAGTTTCCTCCAGCTTCGTGGTAAAAACTTTCTATCTGCTTCAAATCAGGTTGATCATCTACTGTAATCGGAATATTAAACTCCTTTTGCTGAATCGTCAGAATCAAATCAATAGCCTGTTCGGAATACGTATTTCCAATGGATTGTATTTGTACTTTCATTGTGGTTCAATTTTAAAGTATAAAACTACGTAGTTAAATACATATATACAACAAAAATTTGTATTTTAACTTATATTAAAAGGTGGGAAGATGGAAGATGGGAGATGGAAATACTATTTGACTAAAAATTTATGATTGCCTTTTTAAATAGAGGAAGGATATTTTAAGCCACAATGGTTCTCACTCTCCCAGCAAAAAAGCAAACCAAATAATCTTAAACAAGCCTAAACCTCTACCCTTAACTCCAATAATATCCTTTCTTCCAGCCTCCAGCTTCCAACAAAAAACGTGCATCATTGCTGACACACGTTTCATAATTTATTAAAGAATACTGTTTATTTCCAGCCTCCACCAAGAGCCTGATAAAGGTCAACAGCAGCTTTCATTTTGCTATATCTCGCATTGGAAATATTAAGTTCTGCATTCAATGAATTAACACTGGCATTCAAAACTTCAAGATAGTTGGCCATCCCATAGTTTACCAATTCCTGAGAATATTCTACTGAATTCTTGTAAGCATTCAATTCTTTCTGTTTTAAATCAATAAATGAATCCTGTACAGAAAATACTCGAATGGCATTTGACACTTGTTGTCCTGCGGTAAGAACTGTTTTTCTGAAGTTAAGATAAGCTGTCTCCTTGTTTGCTAAACTTATCTCATAGTTCGTTTTAATTGTTCTTTTATTCAGAATTGGCTGTGCTAATCCTGCCACCACATTAGCAAACAAAGAGTTCACATTAAACAGGTGGTCAATATCTACAGACTGAAGTCCTCCTGTTCCTGTAAGCTTTAATGTAGGGTAAAACTGTGCTTTTGCAACATTAGTTAGCTCAAATGCATTCATTAGGCTGTATTCAGCTTGCATCACATCCGGACGGTTAGCTAGCAATTGAGCTGGATATCCAAGTTTCAAATCAATAGGAAGATTCTGCCCTTCCAGCGTAGATCTTTCAATAGAGTGAGAAGGCTCGCCCATTAAAAGGCTCATCGCATTTTCAAGCAATTGAATTTGTGTATCGATATCTATCAATAAAGATTTTGCATTGAAAACGAGTGCCTCACTCTGTTGTACAGCTACTTCTGTAAGGGTTCCGGAAGCTTTTAATGCTTTTGTAGTTTCCAGATTCTTCTCACGGATAGCAATTGTTTCTGTAATGATCTTCTTCTGAGCATCAAAAGTCAACAACTGATAATAAGCAGAAGCAATAGAAGCAACAAGTCCGCTTTTTACAGCCTTATGAGCAGCCACGGTACCTAAATATGCTGCTAATTGAGCTTTTTCCTGTGCTCTCATTTTCCCCCAGATATCTGCTTCCCATCCTAAAGTGGCAGTAATATCAAATTGGTTCACATATCGTCTTTCCCCAATGATCTGCCCAAATTGGGTATTGATAGATTGGGTTTGGAAGGTATAATTAGGGCCTACAGCTAAAGTGGGAGCATAAGCTGCTTTACTTTGCTTAAGATAAGCTTCAGCAGAATTGATATTCTGTAAAGCAATTCTGATATCCAGGTTATTATCCAAAGCCTTGGTAATATGCCCCTGAAGTACCGGATCTGTAAAGATTTCCTTCCAGGAAACATTCGCAACGGTGGCACTGTCTGAAGGAAGCATATCTGTACGGAAAAGCTTTTCGTCAACGACGTTCTTAGGCCTTTCATATTCTTTTCTGGCCATACAGGACGTGATTGCACCCAGCATGATCGCTGAGAAAGTTATTCCTTTTATGATGTTTATTAAACTTTTCATTATTTGAAATTTAAAAGCTCAAGGTTTCTGGCTTTCAGTCA
This is a stretch of genomic DNA from Chryseobacterium tructae. It encodes these proteins:
- a CDS encoding serine hydrolase domain-containing protein; amino-acid sequence: MYRCYLTLSVLALLLVVPNLFLAGVTDPKQYKKNEKMKGDPQTILQLQNLLDQYSKDKPGFTFMAKYDNGVYYDGTAGLASLSPKRNMKANDVFNLASVSKQFTAFAILLLEKDKKLSLDDSVYKFMPELGEYVKPVTISNLIHHTGGISDYMQLAEEKGMIYGDDILTGEESLKHLYELTRTEFIPGTEFEYSNTGYFLLAQIVEKVSGMSIKEFSRTRIFEPLRMTNTFIVDQYPIKQDYVLSYDKQGKVHEVKWNHTGDGAVHSNVHDLMIWGENITSGEVGGKDLVKKFVTPFSPIDVHGKQVAKYEPYAFGLKESKIQNENALEHSGGWESYETNFIRIPSKKLTIAVLANNEEVDAINISHEIAKILLQ
- a CDS encoding MarR family winged helix-turn-helix transcriptional regulator, whose amino-acid sequence is MNVINEAGILAISTRLHRLSEQLRKDGALIYKAFGIDFELKWFPVIFTIYKKEGASVVEIANEIGYTHPSTITLLKELEKLELIQWEKDKQDERKRLFRLTSKGQELIDKMKPVWELMSQILGDISNNQNNLLAAIDEAEEKIINQSFYQRALQLKNSK
- a CDS encoding type VI secretion system Vgr family protein, which translates into the protein MFKEENNLSKKSADSVKKLDVVNNIQEIATNIPTSNKTLSNIKTASGAAQSFMNQPLIPTTPTIVEDKVWSKQPTSKIFNAEGISESAIAGINRVVKLEIFVEGKEIKFFKNFKLTQSALKHHQFDLVLAHDTLGSAENHNLEEAQSFLGKRVTVVFKYKDVENSPERNFVGVITEVGFGQDKGSLGNIILTGYSPTILLDSAAHTQSFGGKQEISLNSIADQVMKEGLGSSKFDVRVDAQYGNVSYSSQYDETHYNYLARIAEAYGEQFFYDGEVLHFGKLPPQQKPVTLTYGSNVADVKIKMKAQHVKPSFYGYNSSKNEKLKGGDSKINHTSDIAKRAYEISEKTFITPSLSVAPIKAARVTDVDASQKSATGSNSVNVFTTSGTTSVPFLYPGCTADIEMRKPDSSETSYFTKLMMTEVTHEVDARGYYTGSFEAIAADTGFMPRPEFDSPKAEPQFAKVISNTDPLNQGRVQVQFDWQNGGTTTEFIRVMTPDAGSSDKVSKNRGFMAIPEVDDHIMVNFVHQHPDRPFVMGGMYHGGAGGGGGQGNNVKSLSSKSGHTISLNDAGGITITDRTGGNIITVDGTNTISAVASKKVTLDNGKSSITIDDETITIQAKNIHITGETIVSMGSGKAGIELSSKENIAALSGTTVTTSGSKDVQISAKETSISATAKVSIDGGAGDTIITGGLVKLNS
- a CDS encoding efflux transporter outer membrane subunit, whose protein sequence is MKSLINIIKGITFSAIMLGAITSCMARKEYERPKNVVDEKLFRTDMLPSDSATVANVSWKEIFTDPVLQGHITKALDNNLDIRIALQNINSAEAYLKQSKAAYAPTLAVGPNYTFQTQSINTQFGQIIGERRYVNQFDITATLGWEADIWGKMRAQEKAQLAAYLGTVAAHKAVKSGLVASIASAYYQLLTFDAQKKIITETIAIREKNLETTKALKASGTLTEVAVQQSEALVFNAKSLLIDIDTQIQLLENAMSLLMGEPSHSIERSTLEGQNLPIDLKLGYPAQLLANRPDVMQAEYSLMNAFELTNVAKAQFYPTLKLTGTGGLQSVDIDHLFNVNSLFANVVAGLAQPILNKRTIKTNYEISLANKETAYLNFRKTVLTAGQQVSNAIRVFSVQDSFIDLKQKELNAYKNSVEYSQELVNYGMANYLEVLNASVNSLNAELNISNARYSKMKAAVDLYQALGGGWK
- a CDS encoding GNAT family N-acetyltransferase, translating into MKVQIQSIGNTYSEQAIDLILTIQQKEFNIPITVDDQPDLKQIESFYHEAGGNFWGAFIDGELIGSIALVKFDEKAGAIRKMFVKKEFRGKELNIAQILLDILIAFCHENKIEDLYLGTITVLKAAQRFYERNNFTKIKKETLPERFPLMSADDIFYQLHID
- a CDS encoding ATP-grasp domain-containing protein; this translates as MKIAMIGYRMEKKFSEGIANDEDSELINYLSEKGLNVEAAIWNDKNVDWRSYAVAVIKSPWDYHNHLNEFLTWLDHIDQLGVKVLNPVDIIRWNSDKHYLKEILEKGFQVIPAQYIEKGSVFSELFFDNFKTDKLVVKPCVSAGAQNTITVNRNNFHERLIEINQLVKEQDYMVQPFVEEIKNGEWSFLFFNGKYSHCALKKPKEGDFRVQHYHGGSISYPIPDPMHIEQAGVFLKSLPLPTLYARVDGVIVNNSFHLMELELIEPFLFLNSDKNLLENYYQALKALIF